Proteins encoded together in one Gammaproteobacteria bacterium window:
- a CDS encoding iron-containing alcohol dehydrogenase: MQGFSVARLPRIEFGRGVISKLPDLVASFGSNALIVTGAKSFTGSEHWAALQTSLQRLHIRHQHCVIDQEPSPHRVDEIVASFAHEDFSVVIGIGGGSVLDAAKAIAGLLRVQHSVMEYLEGVGPERPYVGPAVPFIAVPTTAGTGSEATKNAVLSVQARDGFKKSFRHDKLVAEYALIDPALLSRCPPQQIAANGMDALTQLIESYVSLKANVFTDSLALEGIRLVRDGLLEWYREGEVATAAQDNMSYGALISGITLAQVGLGSVHGLASPMGAFYPIPHGVVCGTLLAPATRVNIEAMKQREPDNPALKKYRKLGATFFQTHIPDADKAYSGLVRKLEQWSDELCLPRLAQYGVTEQDLDHIVANSRGSSMRTNPIVLSDDEIKDILRSRL, from the coding sequence ATGCAGGGTTTTTCGGTGGCCCGATTACCTCGGATAGAGTTTGGTCGTGGTGTTATAAGCAAGTTGCCTGATCTGGTCGCGTCATTTGGTTCGAATGCGCTAATCGTAACAGGTGCCAAATCGTTTACTGGTAGTGAGCACTGGGCAGCGTTGCAGACATCCTTGCAACGATTGCATATTCGTCATCAACACTGCGTGATCGATCAGGAGCCTTCTCCCCATCGCGTAGATGAAATCGTGGCAAGTTTTGCGCACGAAGACTTTTCGGTTGTTATCGGTATCGGTGGGGGGAGCGTTCTCGATGCGGCAAAAGCCATTGCTGGCTTGTTACGAGTACAGCACTCGGTAATGGAGTATCTCGAAGGCGTCGGCCCCGAGCGTCCATACGTGGGACCGGCTGTGCCTTTTATCGCCGTACCTACGACGGCAGGTACGGGTAGCGAAGCGACAAAGAATGCGGTACTGAGTGTGCAGGCACGTGATGGATTTAAAAAATCGTTTCGGCACGACAAGCTGGTTGCAGAATACGCGCTAATTGATCCCGCGCTACTCAGTCGTTGTCCACCACAACAGATAGCCGCCAACGGAATGGATGCTTTAACTCAACTCATAGAGTCCTATGTATCACTCAAAGCGAATGTGTTTACGGATAGTCTGGCGCTGGAAGGGATACGTTTGGTACGTGATGGCTTGCTGGAATGGTATCGCGAAGGAGAGGTCGCGACGGCAGCACAAGACAACATGTCTTATGGCGCGTTGATATCTGGCATTACATTAGCACAGGTAGGTCTGGGCTCGGTGCATGGGCTTGCCTCACCGATGGGGGCATTTTATCCCATCCCGCATGGCGTGGTGTGCGGAACGCTGTTGGCACCAGCAACGCGCGTCAATATTGAGGCGATGAAACAACGGGAACCGGACAATCCCGCGCTGAAGAAATATCGCAAACTTGGCGCGACATTTTTTCAGACACATATACCGGACGCTGATAAGGCTTATAGTGGCCTGGTGCGAAAGCTTGAGCAATGGAGTGATGAACTCTGTTTGCCGCGATTGGCGCAATACGGGGTGACTGAGCAAGACCTCGATCATATTGTTGCAAATTCCCGAGGAAGCAGTATGAGGACGAATCCCATCGTATTGAGCGATGATGAAATAAAAGATATTTTGCGTTCGCGTCTGTGA
- the pip gene encoding prolyl aminopeptidase — translation MNKLYPDIRPYVNHSIAVEPPHVLHVEESGNPEGIPVVFLHGGPGSGTESYHRRFFDPEVYRIILFDQRGSGKSIPHASLENNTTQALVADMEHIREHLGVDKWVVFGGSWGSTLALVYAETYPQRVSGLIVRGIFLCRPKEIHWFYQEGASKLFPDYWESYVKVIPPKERGEMVKAFYKRLTGKNEIERMAVAKAWSIWEGRTATLLNRKEVVNHFADPHTALSLARIECHYFMNNAFLEEDQILRDAHKLKHIPGVIVHGRYDVVCPIENAWDLHKAWPEAELKIIAEAGHAASEPGIIDALVQAARDMAKRLGKVKEPS, via the coding sequence ATGAACAAGCTTTATCCCGACATACGCCCTTACGTTAATCACAGTATTGCCGTTGAGCCGCCACATGTCCTGCACGTGGAGGAAAGCGGAAATCCTGAGGGCATACCGGTTGTGTTTCTACACGGCGGTCCTGGTTCGGGAACGGAAAGTTATCATCGACGTTTTTTCGATCCGGAAGTCTATCGAATTATATTGTTCGATCAGCGTGGCTCTGGTAAGTCTATCCCTCATGCCTCATTGGAAAACAACACCACGCAAGCACTGGTCGCGGACATGGAACATATCCGAGAGCATCTGGGCGTGGACAAATGGGTGGTGTTCGGAGGTTCCTGGGGTTCAACACTGGCACTTGTCTATGCGGAAACTTATCCGCAACGGGTGTCAGGCCTGATCGTACGCGGCATATTCCTGTGTCGTCCCAAAGAAATTCATTGGTTTTATCAGGAAGGGGCGAGCAAGCTGTTTCCCGATTACTGGGAAAGCTATGTCAAAGTGATTCCGCCGAAAGAGCGCGGTGAAATGGTTAAGGCATTTTACAAACGACTCACGGGTAAGAATGAAATTGAGCGTATGGCTGTAGCCAAGGCCTGGTCAATTTGGGAAGGGCGTACCGCGACCTTGCTCAATCGCAAAGAAGTGGTGAATCACTTCGCAGACCCTCATACGGCACTATCACTGGCGCGGATAGAGTGTCATTACTTTATGAACAACGCCTTTCTGGAAGAGGATCAGATATTGCGCGATGCGCATAAACTGAAACACATACCCGGCGTGATCGTACATGGTCGTTACGATGTGGTGTGTCCAATTGAAAACGCCTGGGATCTCCACAAGGCGTGGCCGGAAGCGGAGCTGAAAATCATTGCTGAAGCGGGTCATGCCGCGTCAGAACCAGGGATAATCGACGCCCTGGTGCAAGCGGCCAGAGACATGGCAAAGCGTTTAGGAAAAGTGAAAGAACCGAGTTAG
- a CDS encoding c-type cytochrome — protein sequence MNKAMRWMLIGLSGLLMASCGLEDDTREKVAKRSESAGVTTIAYINGCAECHAIGSSIEGPSWKHVAEHYKNRPDAKPYLIERIKHGGEPNWARITGGAEMHAYGNRVSDEHLNRLVDYILSAK from the coding sequence ATGAACAAAGCGATGCGTTGGATGTTGATAGGGTTAAGTGGCTTGCTGATGGCGTCCTGCGGTCTGGAAGACGATACCCGAGAGAAAGTGGCCAAGCGCTCGGAATCGGCAGGGGTTACAACCATTGCTTATATAAATGGTTGCGCCGAATGTCATGCCATTGGTTCATCGATAGAGGGTCCATCCTGGAAACACGTGGCCGAACATTATAAGAACCGTCCGGACGCCAAGCCCTATCTTATTGAGCGCATCAAACATGGTGGCGAACCCAACTGGGCCAGGATCACTGGCGGTGCGGAGATGCATGCCTACGGAAATCGCGTCTCAGACGAACATCTCAATCGCCTCGTAGACTATATTTTGTCCGCGAAATAG
- the rimO gene encoding 30S ribosomal protein S12 methylthiotransferase RimO: MSTRKVGIVSLGCPKALVDSEQIITQLRAEGYEISPEYNDADLVVVNTCGFIDAAKEESLQAINEALNENGKVIVTGCLGAKDNVILDNFPNVLAVTGPHSTPEVMQAVHKHLPPQHNPYTSLIPPQGVKLTPQHYAYLKISEGCNHRCSFCIIPSLRGDLVSRPIGDVLQEAEHLVRAGVKELLVISQDTSAYGVDVKYRTGFWGGRPVKTRFTELATALGELGIWVRMHYVYPYPHVDEVIPLMAEGKILPYLDIPFQHASPSILKAMKRPAHAEKVLKRIEQWRAICPDIALRSTFIVGFPGETEEDFQMLLDFLQEAKIDRAGAFTYSNVDGAAANELPGQVHEEEKEDRLERFMEVQAMVSGDKLYDKIGARMPVMIDDFEDNLIIARSKYDAPEIDGNVIIDDDADVEIGDIIEVEIVSADEHDLYGKIIDLPSSK; this comes from the coding sequence ATGTCCACCCGTAAAGTCGGTATTGTCTCCCTGGGTTGCCCCAAGGCCCTGGTCGATTCAGAGCAAATCATCACCCAGTTACGCGCCGAGGGCTATGAGATCAGCCCGGAATACAATGATGCTGACCTGGTCGTAGTCAATACCTGCGGCTTTATCGATGCGGCCAAAGAGGAGTCGCTGCAAGCCATTAACGAAGCGCTGAACGAAAACGGCAAGGTAATCGTGACCGGCTGTCTGGGTGCAAAAGACAATGTAATACTGGATAACTTTCCCAATGTATTGGCAGTGACCGGTCCACATTCCACGCCCGAGGTGATGCAGGCGGTACACAAACATCTGCCCCCGCAACACAATCCGTATACCAGTCTTATCCCCCCTCAAGGGGTGAAGCTCACGCCGCAACACTATGCCTATTTAAAGATTTCCGAAGGCTGTAATCATCGCTGTAGCTTTTGCATTATTCCGAGTCTGCGTGGTGATCTGGTCAGTCGCCCGATTGGTGATGTGTTACAGGAAGCCGAACATTTGGTACGCGCAGGCGTGAAAGAATTATTGGTGATTTCCCAGGACACCAGTGCCTATGGTGTCGACGTGAAATACCGTACCGGTTTCTGGGGCGGGCGCCCGGTAAAGACCCGTTTTACTGAATTGGCTACCGCACTGGGTGAACTTGGAATATGGGTACGCATGCACTATGTCTATCCCTATCCACATGTCGATGAAGTCATACCTCTAATGGCCGAGGGCAAAATACTGCCCTATCTCGATATCCCGTTTCAGCACGCCAGTCCGTCAATACTCAAGGCGATGAAACGACCTGCCCATGCGGAAAAAGTCTTGAAACGTATCGAACAGTGGCGGGCAATTTGTCCGGATATCGCCTTGCGCAGTACCTTTATCGTCGGTTTTCCCGGCGAAACGGAAGAAGATTTCCAAATGCTTTTGGATTTTCTGCAAGAGGCGAAAATCGATCGCGCCGGTGCATTCACTTATTCCAACGTCGATGGCGCGGCGGCAAATGAACTGCCCGGACAAGTGCACGAGGAAGAGAAAGAAGATCGCCTCGAACGCTTTATGGAAGTACAGGCCATGGTCAGCGGTGACAAACTTTATGACAAAATCGGCGCGCGTATGCCGGTGATGATCGACGATTTTGAGGACAATCTCATCATCGCCCGCAGTAAATACGACGCACCGGAAATCGACGGCAATGTCATCATCGACGACGATGCCGATGTTGAGATTGGCGATATCATCGAAGTGGAAATCGTGTCTGCAGATGAGCATGACCTGTACGGTAAAATAATCGACTTACCGTCCTCAAAGTAA
- a CDS encoding rhomboid family intramembrane serine protease, which yields MIPLHDDNPTQIFPYLTIGFIIACVLVFFWEISYGEEMQKAIYMLGAVPATIFENKLLPPELQIVPSWATMVTSMFMHGGWMHLIGNMLYLWIYGNNVEDCMGHVRFVVFYILCGLGAFLAHALTNTASEIPMVGASGAISGVLGAYLLIYPHARILVVIPLGFYFHTMRLPAGVVIGFWFLLQFINSAMSGDEGGGVAWYAHIGGFLVGMALIPFFKYSHVTFFHPIRRA from the coding sequence ATGATCCCACTCCACGACGACAATCCAACCCAAATTTTTCCGTATCTCACCATTGGCTTTATCATCGCCTGCGTATTGGTGTTTTTCTGGGAGATCAGCTATGGCGAAGAGATGCAAAAAGCCATCTATATGCTCGGCGCTGTCCCGGCGACTATTTTCGAGAATAAGTTATTACCACCCGAGTTACAGATCGTCCCTTCGTGGGCGACGATGGTGACGTCGATGTTTATGCACGGTGGCTGGATGCACTTAATCGGCAATATGTTGTATCTGTGGATATACGGCAATAACGTCGAGGACTGCATGGGACATGTGCGCTTTGTCGTGTTTTATATACTTTGTGGTCTCGGCGCATTTCTCGCGCATGCGCTCACCAATACTGCGTCTGAGATTCCCATGGTCGGTGCGAGCGGGGCTATCTCCGGAGTGTTAGGCGCCTATTTATTAATCTATCCGCATGCGCGAATACTAGTCGTAATACCGCTCGGCTTTTATTTTCATACCATGCGTTTACCGGCCGGCGTCGTCATTGGATTCTGGTTTTTGTTGCAGTTCATTAATAGTGCCATGAGCGGTGATGAGGGCGGCGGTGTCGCTTGGTATGCGCATATCGGCGGTTTTCTCGTCGGCATGGCCTTGATCCCGTTTTTTAAGTACTCCCACGTCACGTTTTTCCATCCGATACGGCGGGCTTAG
- the djlA gene encoding co-chaperone DjlA: MTSWGKIIGAILGYMVWGFFGALMGLIIGHWFDRGLQRARGYAIPGAADPHHVQEIFFKTSFQVMGHLAKADGRVSEAEIAMANQVMQQMRLDETQQVRAREFFREGKADDYDLDFALDQLKYVIWRRSNLIAMFLEIQIATALADGKIEESERDILTKIGLRLGLSPFEINRILKMVEAQQHYGRGQDRSAPSIDDAYQVLGVDKEASDGEVKRAYRKLINQHHPDKLVSKGLPEEMMEMAKEKTQEIQKAYEQVMKTRGK, from the coding sequence ATGACCTCCTGGGGGAAAATCATCGGCGCCATACTCGGCTATATGGTTTGGGGATTTTTTGGCGCACTCATGGGATTGATTATCGGACACTGGTTTGACCGAGGACTGCAACGGGCGCGTGGTTATGCTATCCCCGGCGCAGCCGATCCCCATCATGTGCAGGAGATATTTTTCAAGACATCGTTTCAGGTCATGGGGCATCTGGCCAAAGCAGACGGGCGAGTATCGGAAGCCGAAATTGCCATGGCCAATCAGGTAATGCAGCAGATGCGTCTTGATGAGACGCAACAAGTCCGCGCACGAGAATTCTTCCGCGAGGGTAAGGCCGATGACTACGATCTCGACTTCGCCCTTGATCAGCTCAAATATGTTATTTGGCGTCGCAGCAATCTAATCGCCATGTTTCTCGAAATCCAGATCGCCACGGCCCTGGCCGATGGCAAAATCGAGGAATCCGAACGCGATATTCTTACCAAGATCGGTTTGCGACTTGGACTGTCGCCATTTGAAATCAATCGTATTCTGAAAATGGTCGAAGCCCAGCAACACTATGGCAGGGGGCAGGACCGCTCCGCCCCAAGTATCGACGATGCCTACCAGGTGTTGGGTGTAGACAAAGAGGCCAGCGACGGCGAAGTAAAGCGCGCCTATCGCAAGCTTATTAATCAGCATCACCCGGATAAACTTGTCTCCAAAGGCCTGCCCGAAGAGATGATGGAGATGGCTAAGGAGAAAACCCAGGAGATCCAGAAGGCTTACGAACAGGTCATGAAGACGCGGGGAAAGTGA
- a CDS encoding carboxypeptidase-like regulatory domain-containing protein yields MQKFAKTRIAALATLVLSGGMLVGCGDDVQVPKASATDSVIVNPVATVTGQVTDAMTNQGVAGVRVILEGVNMSATTDSRGYYKIEGVPASQGVNGAGGTTYDVTLDGSGATGYPGIVPQGPSITVRASASNGGAVGETGLVVAGQDFQIGQAIVSITGNVYDEDNVTVYAGTDTISVELYKNGVLSEIKSVSPGSKFSFTKVEMLGGGQYDLVAKTKTMMGGLTIQAAHIQEKRDYDTDTGGHLALQMSIKNVAPDIAKVFPPNGHDFGSTDTVTVTLHFSEPMGADAASYRDSTSVGGALYEDIIVTYDGPKAGEISKTLTWNTADYSELAVTIDSAAPGRMYTIDYAGLHGNLEDEYENTLDLTGSATAATYTVAYGDTAPTAPTTVAVVDDISAADSNSLGAGVGIDLYWTRVDGANSYKVFRTASVDGVDHTVQVTTVVGANTFHDTLVDATAHNGVDVLVDDDNNAVSYKWSVMSVNGDGLVSAMSGDSNKTLADVTAPASITATCILNASGYGGSVIRISFAEPVVQAAAETFANYTGLPSGQKYLEYDIVNARVDIGYDDATAPVCTVGGGDDNVTAGVAITDVAGNAPGAGLAAPAF; encoded by the coding sequence ATGCAAAAATTTGCAAAAACGAGAATCGCCGCGCTGGCAACGCTAGTGCTTAGCGGCGGTATGTTGGTGGGTTGTGGTGATGACGTTCAGGTGCCTAAGGCTAGTGCGACTGATAGCGTTATCGTCAATCCTGTGGCGACCGTTACTGGTCAAGTCACAGATGCAATGACTAATCAAGGCGTAGCTGGTGTAAGAGTTATCCTTGAAGGAGTCAACATGAGTGCTACCACGGATAGTCGTGGTTATTACAAGATTGAGGGTGTTCCTGCTTCTCAAGGCGTTAATGGTGCCGGTGGTACCACGTATGACGTAACATTGGATGGCAGCGGTGCGACTGGATACCCTGGTATTGTACCGCAAGGCCCTTCTATTACCGTTAGGGCTTCTGCTTCTAATGGTGGTGCTGTTGGCGAAACAGGGTTGGTAGTTGCTGGCCAAGATTTTCAAATTGGTCAAGCAATCGTTTCCATCACTGGTAATGTCTACGATGAAGACAACGTTACGGTCTACGCGGGTACCGATACGATTTCAGTAGAACTGTACAAGAACGGTGTTCTTTCAGAAATTAAATCGGTATCACCAGGTAGCAAATTCAGCTTTACTAAAGTTGAAATGCTAGGCGGCGGTCAATATGACTTGGTTGCCAAGACCAAGACGATGATGGGTGGTTTGACTATCCAGGCTGCACACATTCAGGAAAAGCGCGATTATGACACCGATACAGGTGGTCATCTCGCGCTGCAAATGTCTATCAAGAACGTTGCGCCTGATATCGCAAAAGTCTTCCCACCAAATGGCCATGACTTTGGTTCGACCGACACAGTTACTGTAACTCTACACTTCAGTGAACCTATGGGTGCTGATGCCGCTAGTTACCGCGATTCTACCTCAGTTGGCGGCGCCTTGTATGAAGACATTATCGTTACTTACGATGGTCCAAAAGCAGGTGAGATTTCCAAGACTTTGACTTGGAATACTGCAGACTATTCAGAGTTAGCGGTAACGATTGACAGTGCAGCTCCTGGCCGCATGTACACCATCGACTATGCTGGCCTCCACGGAAACCTGGAAGATGAATACGAAAATACATTAGACCTGACTGGTAGTGCTACCGCAGCAACCTATACGGTTGCATATGGTGACACGGCTCCCACTGCACCTACAACTGTTGCCGTCGTTGACGATATTTCTGCCGCTGACAGTAATTCATTGGGCGCAGGTGTCGGTATAGATTTGTATTGGACTAGAGTCGATGGTGCTAATAGCTATAAGGTATTTAGAACAGCAAGCGTTGATGGAGTTGACCACACTGTTCAGGTCACCACAGTGGTTGGTGCTAATACTTTCCACGACACTCTAGTAGATGCTACCGCTCATAACGGTGTTGACGTACTGGTTGATGACGACAACAATGCCGTAAGTTACAAGTGGAGTGTAATGTCTGTAAACGGTGATGGTCTTGTCAGTGCTATGTCTGGCGATTCAAACAAGACGTTAGCGGATGTAACTGCACCAGCGAGCATCACTGCAACATGTATACTTAACGCATCCGGCTACGGTGGTTCGGTGATTAGAATTTCATTCGCTGAGCCTGTAGTTCAAGCGGCAGCAGAAACATTTGCTAACTACACAGGTTTACCAAGCGGTCAGAAATATTTGGAGTATGATATCGTCAACGCACGGGTAGATATTGGGTACGATGACGCAACGGCTCCTGTTTGTACCGTAGGTGGTGGTGACGACAACGTGACTGCCGGCGTAGCTATAACCGACGTCGCAGGTAATGCACCAGGTGCTGGCTTGGCCGCACCAGCGTTCTAA
- a CDS encoding clostripain-related cysteine peptidase: protein MIRSIFLILVSVVSLSSCSFFSKNWTFIVYLDGDNDLAPYNLQDLEEMKTGIQVDNIRVLVQFDQPDGVTAKRYEITEKGMTELEDIGEVNMADEQTLTDFLVWAKGRLNKPDHTILILSDHGNGWDQTIGPSPAEKVGPRSLFNDWDNGVIKMAMHNHRVRTAIEASGININVLGLDASIMGTIEAIYEFSDLAEVVISSQEVGYQIGWDYTNVFARLSKDPKMSIDEFSSIVVDSYRRQFEEVLYPSGIETNDKLYTLAAHRSEGVKALATALGDFASSTKAALADTANNAELITALQTARENAQHIDFYNQPRVYVDIKDFFAKYDNTSNIPALLDQATIASYHGADRPDANGLSVVFFKLRSDGSNNTYDVNYKNWDADTATGNKGRFINEFEWDEMLYLYNSQSYPTLF, encoded by the coding sequence ATGATACGTTCAATCTTTTTAATTCTCGTCTCAGTTGTTTCCCTATCCAGTTGCTCTTTCTTTTCCAAAAACTGGACCTTCATCGTCTATCTCGACGGAGACAACGATCTCGCGCCATATAATCTTCAAGACCTCGAAGAGATGAAGACAGGCATACAAGTGGACAATATCCGTGTACTCGTGCAATTCGATCAACCCGATGGCGTCACCGCCAAGCGTTATGAAATCACCGAGAAAGGAATGACCGAGTTAGAGGACATCGGCGAAGTCAATATGGCCGATGAACAAACTCTCACCGATTTTCTGGTGTGGGCAAAAGGAAGATTGAACAAGCCGGATCATACCATTTTGATTTTGTCCGATCATGGCAATGGTTGGGATCAGACTATCGGTCCATCGCCAGCGGAAAAAGTTGGTCCACGATCTTTGTTTAATGACTGGGACAACGGCGTAATCAAAATGGCAATGCACAATCATCGCGTGCGTACCGCTATCGAAGCCTCTGGCATCAATATCAATGTTCTCGGCCTGGATGCCAGCATCATGGGTACTATCGAGGCTATCTATGAATTTTCCGATTTGGCGGAAGTCGTCATCTCTTCGCAAGAAGTGGGATACCAAATCGGCTGGGACTACACCAATGTCTTTGCGCGCTTATCAAAAGATCCGAAGATGAGCATAGACGAATTCTCTTCGATAGTCGTCGACAGCTATCGTCGCCAATTTGAAGAAGTGCTTTATCCATCAGGCATCGAAACCAACGACAAGCTCTACACACTTGCCGCGCATCGCAGCGAAGGTGTCAAAGCGCTGGCAACCGCATTAGGTGACTTTGCGTCCAGCACCAAAGCGGCGCTGGCAGATACAGCGAATAATGCAGAACTCATCACCGCACTGCAAACCGCGCGCGAAAATGCACAGCATATCGATTTTTATAACCAGCCACGGGTCTATGTCGATATCAAAGATTTCTTTGCCAAATACGATAACACCAGCAATATTCCGGCACTGTTAGATCAAGCGACAATTGCGAGCTACCACGGCGCAGACCGACCAGACGCAAACGGGCTATCCGTAGTGTTTTTCAAACTACGCAGTGACGGCTCGAACAACACCTATGACGTGAATTATAAAAACTGGGATGCAGACACAGCGACGGGTAACAAAGGACGCTTCATTAATGAATTTGAGTGGGACGAAATGCTCTATCTATACAATTCTCAGTCATACCCGACGTTGTTCTAA
- a CDS encoding pyridoxal phosphate-dependent aminotransferase codes for MLSQRAKNLKPSPTLAVTARAAALRAEGKDIIGLGAGEPDFDTPQHIKDAAIAAINNGFTKYTAVDGTAELKKAIISKFARDNKLTFTPDQILVSCGGKHSFYNLCQAVLDTGDEVIVPAPYWVSYPPMVELAEGTPVIVEAGIDAGFKITPQQLKAAITNRTRMVVINSPSNPTGAIYSEQELQALADVLLQHPKVLVVTDDIYEAIAWEGTPYTNILSVCPELLSQTIVLNGVSKAYSMTGWRIGYAAGPKDIIKGMKTIQSQSTSNPTSISQVAAQVALEGDQSCITMMLTAFEERHGVVLKRLNNLKGVRCIPAQGAFYLFPDFSGAIKAKGMKDDLELAEWLLEEAGVALVPGSAFGAPGYMRLSFATSLDNLNKALDRLEKALN; via the coding sequence ATGCTCTCCCAACGCGCAAAAAACCTCAAACCTTCGCCGACATTGGCAGTCACCGCTCGAGCCGCCGCTTTGCGCGCGGAGGGCAAGGATATCATAGGCCTGGGTGCCGGTGAGCCGGATTTTGACACCCCGCAACATATCAAAGACGCGGCGATTGCGGCCATTAACAACGGTTTTACCAAATACACGGCGGTGGACGGGACAGCAGAGCTGAAAAAGGCCATCATCAGCAAATTCGCAAGAGACAATAAACTTACCTTTACGCCTGACCAAATACTGGTATCCTGCGGCGGCAAGCACAGTTTTTATAACCTGTGTCAGGCGGTACTCGATACCGGAGACGAGGTCATTGTCCCTGCTCCCTATTGGGTATCCTATCCACCGATGGTGGAACTGGCAGAGGGAACACCCGTAATAGTCGAGGCAGGTATCGACGCTGGTTTTAAAATCACGCCTCAACAATTGAAGGCCGCGATTACCAATCGTACGCGCATGGTTGTCATCAACAGCCCTTCCAACCCGACAGGCGCGATTTATTCAGAACAAGAGCTACAAGCCCTGGCCGATGTGCTACTACAACACCCCAAAGTGCTGGTCGTCACTGACGATATCTATGAAGCCATCGCCTGGGAAGGTACGCCATATACCAATATATTGAGTGTTTGCCCTGAACTACTATCGCAGACGATTGTGCTCAATGGCGTGTCCAAGGCCTATTCCATGACAGGCTGGCGTATCGGCTATGCCGCTGGACCCAAAGATATCATTAAAGGTATGAAGACGATTCAGTCGCAGAGCACATCTAACCCGACATCGATTTCCCAGGTCGCGGCACAGGTCGCGCTAGAGGGCGATCAGTCATGTATAACGATGATGTTAACGGCCTTTGAAGAACGCCATGGCGTGGTCCTGAAGCGTCTTAATAACTTGAAAGGTGTTCGCTGCATCCCAGCCCAGGGCGCGTTTTATCTGTTTCCGGACTTCAGTGGTGCAATCAAGGCCAAGGGTATGAAAGACGATCTGGAGCTGGCTGAATGGCTATTGGAAGAAGCTGGAGTGGCCTTGGTGCCCGGTTCAGCGTTTGGTGCACCGGGATATATGCGTCTGTCTTTTGCAACGTCTTTAGATAACCTAAACAAGGCCTTAGATCGTTTGGAAAAAGCCCTTAATTAA